In Gemmatimonas sp., the DNA window CACTTCCTCGTTCATCGCCGGAATCATGATCGTGAACGCGCCCTTGGCCTTGGCGGCATCCATCTCGGCCTTGTCGGCCGCCGAGGCGCCATGGCTCTTGGCGGCGCCGAGGCCGGCGAAGATGTTCGCGCGTCCGACCACCGCTGCAGCCGCGGGGTTCGCGAGGGGCACCTTGATGATCTCGATGCGCAACCGCGAGGAGTTCGCTTCACCGCTCGGCGCCGCGACGCACTCAGCCAGCTCACCCGCCGGGCGGATGCCCGACGAACCCGACACGTAGATGTACACGTTGTTTTTGTCCTTCGGATCCTCGAGCACCGTGTGCGTGTGCGAACCACGGCACGTCTGCACGTTCGCGACCAGCTTCGGCTCACGGATGTTCGTGATGTCGAAGATGCGCACGCCGCGCACGCGTTCCTTGCTCACCACGTCCTTCACGCCGCCGGGCTTGCAGTCCACGCGGCCATTCATCGCTTCGGCCGACATGAACATCAGGTTCTTGTACACGCTGACGTCGTTCTGCGAGGCGGGGCACTCGTAGGCCACCACGAGCTTCGGGGCCGACGGATTGCTGATGTCCCAGATCACCGGGCCATTGTAGTTGCCCTGAATGACGTAGTTGCCCGTGAACGCCAAGTCGGAGTTGGTCTCGCCGAGGAAGCCCTTCGGCGACACGGCCTTGGCTACGACCTTCAGGTTGGACGTGTACTCGGCGGCGTCGAAGAGACCGGCCTTGAGGTTGTTGCGGGGGTCACTGGCGGGGGACGGCGCAGTGACCGGCTTTCGAGGGGCGCAGGCGGCGAAGGCGGTCGCGGCGGCAACGGCCAGCAGAGCGCGTATGGGAAGAGCGGACATTCGGATTTGCGGGTGACGGGAGGAAAGAGCATACGGCGCGGCGATAGAGGGAGTCTATCGCCCGTCGCTGGGTTCGGCAGGGCTATAAGGACCGTACGGCGTGGTGGGGCGGATCGTTTCGAGACGCTTCGGTCAGGGACGGCACCACCCGCCGGTCATTCCAGCCGATCCCGCGTCGCTACCAGCTGCTCGATCGCATCGGCCACATGCCCTGCGTCGATGTGATGATCGCCCCGGGCGATGCGCAATCGATACGCCGCCATCAGCACGTCGGCGTCTCGAAATCCAGTGGGTGTCTCGAACTTGTAGCAGGCGAGCTCGACCTTCAGTCCGTTCGGATCGCGCACATAGATCGAATCCATGAAACCGCGATCGCGCTGAATGAACGAGATGCCACGCGCCTCGAGTCGCGCCGGCGCCTGCTGAAACGTGGCCCGCGACACATTGAATGCGATGTGCTCCACGCACCCGACCTCGCGCGGCGCCGCACGACCGGCATCGGCATGCGCTTCGTTGGTGAATACCGTGAGAAGACGTCCGTCACCCGGATCGAAGTACAGGTGATTCTCCGCCTCGAGCCCCAGGTTGGGCTGCTCGAAAATGAACGGCATTCCGAGCACGCCCTGCCAGAAGTCGATGGCCGACT includes these proteins:
- a CDS encoding VOC family protein translates to MQRIQVQGVHHITLVGSTRQSAIDFWQGVLGMPFIFEQPNLGLEAENHLYFDPGDGRLLTVFTNEAHADAGRAAPREVGCVEHIAFNVSRATFQQAPARLEARGISFIQRDRGFMDSIYVRDPNGLKVELACYKFETPTGFRDADVLMAAYRLRIARGDHHIDAGHVADAIEQLVATRDRLE